In the genome of Centroberyx gerrardi isolate f3 unplaced genomic scaffold, fCenGer3.hap1.cur.20231027 Scaffold_542, whole genome shotgun sequence, the window gacagacagacagacagagacagacagacagacaggcagacagagacagacagacagacagacagacagacagacagacagacagacagacagacagacagagacagacagacagacagacagacagacagacagacaggcagacagacaggcagcagatgGTTAATGGCCACAGCAGTGAACTACTGGAGCATCTATGAACCCAGTTACAAGGTGAGAGTCTGTTTGTTTAGATagatattgatatattgattaatcgattgattgtttgtttgattgactgattgattgacatgTTCTCcaggtgagtgagtgtgtgtggggtggagaGCGAGGGGCgagcgaggagggaggaggcggggtCACATGGGAAACACAAGCcatggaggtcaaaggtcaactcatctcagcacctggtgagaATACTCATTATAATaatacatgaatacattatAATAACACATTAATACATCATAATAATGCATTAACACATTATAATAATACATGATACATTATGCTAATACAGTATTATGAGAGTATACAATAtaaatatggtgtgtgtgtgtgtgtgtgcgtctgtgtgtgtgtgtgtgtgtgtgtgtgtgtgcagacccTGTCAGCTGTCCGGACAGGAAGCAGCGGGCGGAGCGAATGGCggagctgcaggagaggaggCGGGGCCTGCAGGCCCTGCTGAGCACGCGATTGGCCGAACTGAGACGCATCTGCCTGCAGGAGGCggtcagtgatgtcacagctaGAAATGAGACGTGATTGGACAATTGGATACCATTAGATGGTTTACCTTGTTGTCATGGAGATTAATAACagcagtaaataataataataataatagtaaacagTATGGTGTAAACACACGGctggtttccatggtaacataGCATTAAATAATGAGAAGATAAACTGAGCTGCAGTCTGAAGCCTCTGACTGATACAGTATGGATTCATTAATAAAGTCTTCCTGTGTTTCTATTGGTCAGGAGCTGACGGGGGCGGTGCCTCGTGATTTCCCCCTGGAGGCGGGGGAGAAGCCCCCGTGTGTCCGGAGGAGAGGCGGGACGTCCCGCCTGGGAACCAGGAAGAGTAAAGCAGAGGTGAGGGGGGAGCTGTCTGTTGAACTTTGTGTTGGTGACTCATATTGATCATATCGATCATATTGATCATACTGATCAGCTTCCTGCAGTTCAGTTCTGattcagtctttctctctgatgctgcgttcatgttctgctgggaaagtccgacacCCAGGTCAGACCTGACCAGCGGCTCTTTCACCTGATATTcagtcagaaaatcaaaccaggaagacgaggaggaggaggaggaggaggaggaggaggaggaggaggaggagaaggatgaggaggagaaggatgaggaggaggaggattaggagggggaggaggatgatgaggagaaggatgaggaggaggaggattaggagggggaggaggatgatgaggagaaggatgagaaggaggaggattaggaggaggaggaggaggaggaggagtgtggagCTACTGACGGTGTCAtctactgacagactgacgCTGCATCAGACAGATTACATGTCACAAGTCAAATCAAACCAGACTGGTGGCCTGATGTTCTGTCCATGAGCTGTGACTCTTGACTCAtgttctcttgtgtgtgtgtgtgtgtggtgtgtggtgtgtgtgtgtgtgtgtgtgtgcgtgtgtatgtatgtgtgtgtgtgtgtgtgtgtgtgtgcaggaggaagaggctCAGCGTTCGAAGCCGAAGAAAACTTTATTCAGCGCAGCGCTGAGGAAACACAGCGACTccgaacacaacacacacacacagacacacacacacacacatacacaccacggCAAGAGGACCGTCCACAGAGGCTGccacacaggtaacacacacacacacacacacactccccactgTGTTGTATCGTCTTCTAACAATAAGCATAGAACTCCAGTAACCAGAGAGTTATGAAACAGCCGTAACCgtgggaactgtgtgtgtgtgtgtgtgtgtgtgtgtgtgtgtgtgtatgtggttgttAATGTACTGAGGATGGAAAGTTTTTAGCAGGAAGACAGGCTCctccatttcacacacacacacacacacacacacacacacacacacacacacacgtcatgcTCACACACTCTGGCAGCAGATGAGAAGCCGTTGTTTGCAGGAAATGTTGCTCTTCCTTCCATTATTCtgacactctgtgtgtgtgtgtgtgtgtgtgtgtgtgtgtgtgtgtgtgtgtttccagacgATACAGTGAAGTCAGAGAGCAGCTCGACGTCAGACTCAACAGGACACGACAAtggtaaaatacacacacacacacacacacacacacacacacacacacacacacacacacactccatccattttcaattttcaatccaatttcaatttcaacttgCTTTATTAACATGTAAATACgtttgtgttgccaaagcagatagagagaaaataatagaaacagagagagaatgataataacaataacatctaatcacaataaaagaaaagtatCAAAAGtgaagataaaaagaaaaacaatctcATCAAATTATGAAATACACAAATGTATTATACACCATATAGTACTctgtttacatgatgaacaTGTAGTGTGACTATAAATACATTCATGTGAGAATGAAGTGtgtcttcactctctctctctctctctctgtctctctctctgtctctctgtctctctctctctctctgtctctctctctctgtctctctgtctctctctctctgtctctctctctgtctctctgtctctctctctctctctgtctctctctgtctctctctctctctctgtctctctctctctctctctctgtctctctctctctctctgtctctctctctctctccagatgacAGTGTCTCTCGCCCCCTGCTGGTGTCTGTTGGTTCTCCAGTTGAGGTTTTCTACCAGATCAAAACCAGGAGGAACTCACTGGCCAGCTCCAacaacaggtacacacacacacacacacacacacacacacacacacacacacacactcactttctttccctaatattaatactgatacaaatatgtgtgtgtgtgtgtgtgtgtgtctgtgtgtgtgtgtgtgtctgttgcagTCCGAGTCGTTCGCTCCCTCGGAGTGTGTCCAATCTGGAAGGCAGGAGCGTTCCGGCCACGCCCCTCCTGTCTCGGAAcggaccaatcacagcacaCATCAGGTGAggctccagccaatcagagtccttAAAAATGCGAAAGTTTGTAAAGCCAATCAGCTGTGAGCGACACGCTGGCTGTTCTGATGGACCTTCACAGAAACTCagaccttctcttctctcctgcaggAACGAGCATCCAGAGATGCTCCAGAACCACAAGCTCCTCCCACTCCCCGCCCCCCacgccccccctcaccccctccagccgcccccacctcctcctcctcacttccACGATGACTCCTCCTCTTCCGGGCCCAGCGAACCAGGAGGGGAGGGCGGGGTCAGGGGTCACGGTGACAGGGCGGGGGAGGGCAGGGTCAACGTTAACGCGGCACGGCGCAGCAACAGCTCCGACGGTTTCCTGGACCGTACCGCCTCGtcggaggaagagggaggaccAGGCCCGGGCCAGGGGGGATTGTGGGTAAATGGTGTGCCCCCCTCCAGGGGAACGAACACCGCCGGACTCTACAAAAGCTCTGAGACACCGATGGATGGACGGACGAGGATGATGAACGGACACGCtgaagcaggaggaagaggaggaggaggggcagtgagaggaagaggaggaggaggggggggaggaagaggaggaggagaaggaggcagaggagggggaggtggagggggaggaagaggaggctacAGTGACGTCCTGCTGGACTACGTCTGGGGTAAACAGCAGAAGATGCAGCTGCAGAGACAGCAGTCCCAGACGAACCCcagacagccaatcacatcgCAGCACCCTCTGCTCTACAACGGCTACCCCTCCCATCAGCCCTTGGGGCAaaacctcccccccctccccggaGTTCCCCCCGCGTACCGAGGTCACCCGGGTGACCAGCGCCGGGTCAAGGTGACCCGAACCAAATCTTGCGGCCCGTTCCTTCCTGTCCAGCAGAACCAGGCTGAATCCTACACCGATACCCataatcctcctctctctactcaCCCTCCTCCCACCATCCAGCcagacccccacccccacctcctgcCCCCACggcccccccagccccccccggCCCAGGACGGACATCTAGAGGAGGCCACCAGGAGCCTCCACAAAGCCCTGGCCCTGGAAGGTAATGCATACTGTTTACACTGTAAACTACTCCCAAATCACTTAATTACACTGTAAACTACTCCCAAATCACTTAATTACACTGTAAACTACTCCCAAATCACTTAATTACACTGTAAACTACTCCCAAATCACTTAATTATACTGTAAACTACTCTCAAATTACTTAATTACACTGTCAGCTACTCCCAAACTATTGATTACCCTGTAAATTACTGCCAAAGTACTGCATTACTCTGTAAACTACTCCCAAACGTCTTGATTACCCTGTAAACTACTCCCACACTTCTAGATTAATCTGTAAACTACTCCCAAACTCTTGATTACCCTGTAAACTACTGCCAAAGTACTGCATTATTCTGCAAATTACTCCCAAAATACTGCATTACTCTGTAAACTACTCCCAAACGTCTTGATTGGCCTGTAAACCACTCCCGAACTATTGATTACCCTGTAAATTACTCCCAAAGTACTGCATTACTCTGTAAACTACTCCCAAAGTACTGCATTACTCTGTAAACTACTCCCAAAGTACTGCATTACTCTGTAAACTACTCCCACACTACTTGATTACAGAGAACCTTCAGAGCTGTGTCTGGAGGGAAGGTGTTAATGGAGTCTGACTCATATTTCtactaaaatataaaaaagtcaCCTTGGTTTTAAATTTAAGGTTTAAGGTTCCGTTGCTGGTTTTGTTTCAGATGAACATGAAGTGaaggggaaataaaataaactttattaaacATGGTTGTAATTTTGTCTGTGGTCGATGTGATCGACAGGTCTGAGGGACTGGTACCTGCGGAACACATTAGGCTCCGCCCACCAGAACCAGGTCAACGGAAAGGTCAACGCAGGGGTGAACGCAAAGGTCAAcggaggggtcaaaggtcaggacgGCACGctaggaggagggggaggagctctTCAGCGCAGACGGACGACTCACGGCGTCATCCAGCAGTCGGCCTATCAGACGGAAACGCATCATCAGTACGCGCCGCCGCCGCATCACAAACAGACGCCGCTACCGCATTCGGCCACCTTCCACGGACACCCGCTGCACGGCAGGTAGGCGTCGGCTGACGGGGGCGGGGTCAGGTGACGACCTGTCACCTCCGGGACTCTGAATACgatgttttagtttttattattagaaTGGAGatcaaagatcaagcaaaatcAGAAGAAATTTATCTGgaaggtaaataaaaaggtcaaAGTTCAGGGCCAAAGTTCCCTCTCAGCTGACAGTTTGATGAGCTGCGACTAATAATTTGTCTctttgaccaaataataataataataataataataataataataataataataataataataataatctagtGAGTCGTCAGTAAGCAGGTTTGGTGGTAAATGAGACAAGATGCAGAGACACTACAGCTTAGGGTTTAGTGGACTgacaacactctctctctctctctctctctgtctctctctctgtctctctctctgtctctctctctctctctctctctttctctctcttctgaaaTTTTAGATTTCAtaaagaaatgaaaagtttgGATATCTTTGTTCAACAGTGGTGTTACAATGATGTCATCTGTTCAGTGGAGAATGAGGAGTTAGTATTTGgtgttgtttttaagtgaaaGTGCCTGGAgcaattttttaatttttaatttttattttttttattttttttattttttgttataagGTTGAATTTGTACTTTACAATTAATAAAGGTGTTTTTAGTACGATGAGGTAATGATCATGAATTGtttattgtacagtatgtgatatatatttatatacatatgtatatatatatatatatatatatatatattgtgttgAGACAAAGTTCTTCTGTTAACACTGtgtaaaataaagattttttcaaaattcaaaattctttctctctctctctgtctctctctctctcactctctctctctctctctctctctctctcactctctctctctctctgtctgtctctctctctctctctcaggtctttAGATGGGACTCTCTACCAGGACTCTTTCCCTTCTCAGAAACAGGAAATTCCTCTGAAAGAACCAACCACGGACCAGCCCTCTCCCGGCACCCTGGTCTGACTGAACCAATCAGGACGCCGAGACAGGTTGACGGACAGATTTGTGGACCAATCCCAGGCTGGCTCTCTGGGATGCCTGCCACTAATATTCCTAATAAAGTTTGGATTCGTTTACTCCTTGGTGAGAAAGAGTTGCACCAGTTACATTCCCAAACCGCTGGGCGACACGTCTGGTGATTAAATCAAACGCACCCGTCGTCACTAAAAAACCCCGTGGTTCCAGACAGAGGAACTGCAGTCCAGATCCTGATGGGACTTTCTCCCTCTGGATCTCCAGAAATCcgtccttttctccctctgttccaGGAGAGGAACGTTCTGCTGTTTTTACCAGGAGAACCCTCTCCCTGTCAGCCGGGTTCTGCCGCTCAGTGTTAATGTGACGCTTTATTTACGGACGTACGCGCTGTGGTCGAGAGTTTGCTCTTCTTCAGGTTGCACATGAACCGGCGGCCCAGGAGCCGTGCTCAGGGGCGCCGGCATcactgggaatcaaaccagcagctcctcagttacaccccccccccccaacctctgATGCCAAACAACATCTTTATACAAaaactgatgacatcatcaagccCCTCCTCCAGCCACTCCAGCTCTAGACTGTCATGTAATCTGGGACAGATTACTAGTTACCTGCTAGATCAGTAACTCGACTGGAAAACCCAAAACTGGACACACAAGGTTTCTACAGGACACTGTTGCtgcagcacgcacacacacacgcacacacacacacacacacacacacacacacacacacacacacacacacacacacacacagtcaaactcAGTGAAACCAGTCATATAACGACCAACCAAATCTGTCTCTAAGACTGTTGAAGTCTGAAATGATTTAGAACCAGCTGTTAGTCCAAGAACACCACAGcagctctaacacacacacacacacacacacacacacacacacacacacacacacacactactgtcaCAGTAGTGGTAGAAGCTGCAGCACCCTGTCTCACCACATGGTGGAGCCACTGGATGAAAACCTTATTTGCACAAAATCAGTTttgaaagaatgagaaaaaaagttgtgtgtatttgtgaaagCTGCGTTAGGAGATTCCTCTGGCGACAGTGAGGCTGCTgaggttgccatggcaacccaAAACCCTGCTGAAACATAAAGACAAATccagtttttacattttgacttaGGAAATGTTTCTGCTTCATGATGTCAAAGAGCAGAAGACGTTGTGGAAAGGGTTTCTGGGTAAGAACCAGAACCTGCTgagtctctctgttttcctgctgAAACCTCTGATCCCAGTAAAACTGTCCAGTAGAGACGCtgttgattttctgttgattttcCCATTGACTCCCATTGATTTCAGATGTTTAACAGCATGAGTGAAGGTCTGCCTGGTCCAGGATCAGCAAAGAGTTTCTACATGTGATGAGAATTATTGTAAAAACAGAACTGGAGATGTGAGGTTTCCACAGGAGAGTTTTtctactgttgtttttttttcatgttccCTAAATTTTCTactctgtcccgtctgtctccGGTTCCTCCTGCTCGGACAATCAGGGCTCAAAACTAAAACCAGTGTTTTTATATGAATTAGACTTTGAACTGAAGTttcttctgctgttgcactgaGCTCAGACGGGACAGTCTGAGACCACCAGCCGGTCCGACAACCAGCagttttttaaaaatctcttttgATAATGTGTAAAGAGTCAGATCAGGTGAACGTCGAGCCAAATGATCACTGCAGTGATTCTCAGGTGACTGAATCCCAATAGGAATCAATGGGTGACAGAGAGTCGGGTTGACTTCCAGTCCGCTGTTTTCCTTCCTGAGGTGTTCCTCTGTTTGGAGAAAACGTCTCTGCACTCGTCCTCCAGCTGCCAGTAACACGGCTTGTTAGTATTACAAGCCGCATTTCCCATTGAAATCAATAAGCACAGCTAGCTGCAGGCGTCTTACTCATTGGTTTCTATGAggaatgctaatgctaactggAGCTCCAGAAGGAAAACTCACAGTGTGACCAGACtctggtgaactttgacctctgacccctgttGTGCTGCTGAAGCCATTCGTCTGCATTGAACAGGGAGACTGACCGGTGTTTGACTGCCGGAACGTTCCTGCCGCTAAACTTTATTAACCATCGACTCGACGACATGAGAGCAATAAGAGGAGCAGGACCCGCCTCCTGTCAGAGGGTTCGGGTTTCTTCCAAACCTCTGGATGCAAAACCAGATGCAGCGACAATCAGACAGAAGATGATGTCAGTGGATTGATCGATTggttgttttgtgattgattgttttattgaattaatCGTTTTGTTGCCCTTCAGCTGAAACAGCCAGCCTGCTTCTGTACTGAGCTCCAGTCAGACGCTGAACATGTTGTCAAATTTACAAACATGTCTGTGAAATCTACATGTGTTCTGATGAAATGCAATTTTGTAAATCTTGTGAAATCAGTGTGTCGTCGATGCAAATGCAGACGCTGAAGCTACATGAGGTTTTTCTACTGGTCCACAGCAGCAGTGCCTGAGCAGTTTCATCTCTCAACAAAACTGGTTTTGTATTTTCTAATGAACTGAACCAACGATCAGATAAACTCAGTCCAGGACATCAGGTAGTTCAGCTTCAGACTGAGTTTGACCTCGAGCTTCCTCACAGAGCACAGAGTAAAGTAACTGGAGGATGTTGTCATAGTTACTGACGTCCCAGCATGCTCTGCTCACTCTGGTTCAACACCAAAGCAGGAAATTAAGTCAGGATTATATACATAATGTAAATATTCAGACACTTTGCTTTACAACAGCCTTATTCCAATGTATTAACCTGTAagtacacagtaacacagtgttAGTACTTCATCTTCCTGACACTTCATGTGTTCAGAAGAGTGGCAGAacgaacagagagagagagagagagagagagcgtcctGTAACCGGACGCCGCAGGTTCGATTCCTGCTGACGCTGCAAACTGAGGTCTGTAACATGAATAAAACTTTACAGTGTACTTCTACTGTGTTGTTCCTGTGTAACTACTACTGCAGTATTACTGTGTACTTGCACTACTTTCTGGAATAAGAACTTCATGTCACTGTACAGTCAAACCAACACAGctgcagtacagtacaatacagtacagtgcagtgcagtacagtacagtacggtacagtacagtgcagtacagtgcagtacagtacagtacagtatgttacagtacagtacagtacagtgcagtacagtacagtacagtatgttacagtacagtgcagtgcagtacattatggtacagtacagttcagtacagtacagtgtagtacagtacagtacagtacagtatggtacagtacagtacagtacagtacagttcgGTACGGTAcggtacagttcagtacagtacagtacagtatggtacagtacagtacagtacagtgcagtacaatacagtacagtacagtacggtacagtacagttcagttcagtacagtacagttcagtacagtacagttcgGTACGGTACggtacagtacagttcagtacggTACAGTTCAGTACAATACAGTTCGGTAcggtacagttcagtacagtacagttcgGTACGGTACggtacagtacagttcagtgcagtgcagtacagtacagtacagtacagtacagtgcagtgcagtgcagtacagtacagtgcagtgcagtatcAGTATTTGTAATCAGTATTTTCCACCGCTTCTCATCCTGGACTCAGTGCGGCCCTCATTGGGTCCAGAACCGGCTGTAGTCCAGCAGTGGGAGCAGACTTACTGCCAGGCCGCGGTGCGTTCGGACGCTCTCTGCACAGTCGGTGTTTTCTACGTTCTGCTGTGTGATGTGAACTGCAAACCTGTAAAAAGCCTTTTCTACCTTTTGGATTCTTTTGCCATTTGTACTTTTTCCACAGATCTGTTTTGTTTGGTGTGGAAACAGATGAGAGACGGACTGTACtgctgtttaaataaaggtctGTCGCTGTTCTTCTGTTGTCAGTTGATCTGAATAAAAGACGATTCTGTCAGTGTTGCTGAGGGTGGGAGCCGTTTCTGTACACTTTAATaattattttggatttttttttaactgttctAATTCTATTCTCTATTCTTACTAGTCTGGATCATGTGATATTTGACTTGCTGTTGATTGGCCCAACATGAAATAGGGCTGTATATGATTTTACACAAGTTTGTTCttctattttaattttatgtctTTACAAACATTTCTAGAATTTGATAGGAGTACATTGCATAAACATCACATAAAACAATCCCAGTTTGTTTGTCAGTCTGCAGGTCTGGTGTTGGatcagttctgttctgtgttttcagtCAGGTCAAAGTGATCCAGCTTCTGATGTAATGACCTGGGATTTTACCACAGaccttcacttcctctcctaGTCTATTCTGTGTCTAACTAACAGCACATTAAACTGTATAGAAAGTTGAGATTCCTCCACAAACTGTGTGCAAACAGTTCTGGGTCACAGTGTAGGAAACCAGAGCTTAGGGAAAGGAAACCAAATGTCTCCTAGCAGGGAAGGAGAGATCTTCAAGTAGGAAAGGAAAAGTCTCCTAGCAGGAAACGAAAGGCTCCTGGGAGGAAAGGTCTCATCGTAGTGAAGGAAAGATCTCTGGCAGGTAAGGAAATGTCTTCTTTTAGGAGAAGTGTTTTAGTGGGAGAGGAAAGGTTTCTGTTTCGAAAAGGAAGGGTCTCCTGGTGGGAAAGGAGAGACGGGTTTGTATTGGGACGCGGCCCGTCCTGCAGGTAAACAAGCTGAACTTTCTCGTGCCGCCCGGCGACATTAAAGCAACAAAGTCTGGTTTTAATAAGTAGAGAAAACAGACTTtctgacaggagacagagacagagtgaccGGCCGGCGCGCGGGTCGGCAGCGGCGCGGCAGGATCAAAGAGTTTTGTAGCTGAAGGTCGTTTCATGTTCAGTTGAGACACAACAAAGTTCCTGTTAGCCGAGTTAGCTTTAGCATAGCTCAGCTAGCTAGCGCGTAACATTGTTATTGATATTCATTGATATCGTTGATATTCTGCGGGCTGACGTCATCAGCTGACAGGAGATTCAGTTTGTCGGCGACGCGTTTCATCAGAAGCTCGTTCAGCTTGAAAAGAGTTAAAATCTGCCAGCAGCTTTCCGTTAGCCCGCTGCTAACGGACTCACTGTGGAGACTGCACCGAGCTAACGGCACGAGCTAACGGCACGAGCTAACGGAGTGAGTTACCGGGTCAGGTGGGTTTCTTCAGACCGAGTGTCATGCAGCGGAGCAGACTGACTGATAGGAAGTCATTCAACAGTTAATCAATGAAACAGTTTACAGTTCAATAATTCAACAGTTAATCAATGAAACAGTTTACAGTTCAATAATTCAACAGTTAATCAATGAAACAGTTTACAGTTCAATAATTCAACAGTTAATCAATGAAACAGTTTACAGTTCAATAATTCAACAGTTAATCAATGAAACAGTTTACAGTTCAATAATTCAACAGTTAATCAATGAAA includes:
- the LOC144538449 gene encoding coiled-coil domain-containing protein 120-like — translated: MEVKGQLISAPDPVSCPDRKQRAERMAELQERRRGLQALLSTRLAELRRICLQEAELTGAVPRDFPLEAGEKPPCVRRRGGTSRLGTRKSKAEEEEAQRSKPKKTLFSAALRKHSDSEHNTHTQTHTHTHTHHGKRTVHRGCHTDDTVKSESSSTSDSTGHDNGNLSLSLSLSLSLSLSLSPDDSVSRPLLVSVGSPVEVFYQIKTRRNSLASSNNSPSRSLPRSVSNLEGRSVPATPLLSRNGPITAHIRNEHPEMLQNHKLLPLPAPHAPPHPLQPPPPPPPHFHDDSSSSGPSEPGGEGGVRGHGDRAGEGRVNVNAARRSNSSDGFLDRTASSEEEGGPGPGQGGLWVNGYSDVLLDYVWGKQQKMQLQRQQSQTNPRQPITSQHPLLYNGYPSHQPLGQNLPPLPGVPPAYRGHPGDQRRVKVTRTKSCGPFLPVQQNQAESYTDTHNPPLSTHPPPTIQPDPHPHLLPPRPPQPPPAQDGHLEEATRSLHKALALEGLRDWYLRNTLGSAHQNQVNGKVNAGVNAKVNGGVKGQDGTLGGGGGALQRRRTTHGVIQQSAYQTETHHQYAPPPHHKQTPLPHSATFHGHPLHGRSLDGTLYQDSFPSQKQEIPLKEPTTDQPSPGTLV